A genomic stretch from Kwoniella europaea PYCC6329 chromosome 2, complete sequence includes:
- a CDS encoding GMP synthase [glutamine-hydrolyzing], giving the protein MSSTAADTSAEEIHSLYDTILILDFGSQYSHLITRRCRELNVYCEMLPCTQKINELSWKPAGVILSGSPYSVYAPDAPHVDPAVFELGVPILGICYGLQEIARTHGGNVDAHTHREYGYAKIKVEKTGNKQQDALFEGIEMEEDGGLQVWMSHGDQLTSLPPDFSVVASTPTSPWTAIAHNSKPVYGVQFHPEVSHSPKGKEVIGAFVKNVCGIKGGWSMDSFIPKEIARIRQICGEKGQVIGAVSGGVDSTVAAKLMHEAIGDRFHAIMVDNGVLRKDEAAKVHKMLTVDLGVNLTVVDASELFLSRLKGVEDPERKRKIIGNTFIEVFEEEAAKIEAAAEKEVEEKGGDAKGKIEWLLQGTLYPDVIESISFKGPSATIKTHHNVGGLLEDMKLKLIEPLRELFKDEVRALGRLLNIPAHLVGRHPFPGPGLAIRILGEVTREQIKILQHADDIYIEEVRAAGLYDQISQAFVALLPVKAVGVAGDARTYDQVVALRAVSTEDFMTADWFVFPPQVLKKISSRITNEVKGVNRVVYDITSKPPGT; this is encoded by the exons atgTCTTCCACTGCCGCCGATACCTCCGCTGAGGAGATTCACAGCTTGTACGataccatcctcatccttgaTTTTGGATCTCAG TACTCTCACTTGATCACTCGAAGATGTCGTGAATTAAAC GTGTACTGTGAAATGTTGCCTTGTACGCAGAAGATCAACGAGTTGAGCTGGAAACCTGCAG GTGTGATACTCTCTGGTTCCCCTTACTCAGTCTACGCTCCCGATGCCCCTCACGTCGACCCAGCAGTATTTGAGCTAGGCGTACCCATCCTCGGTATCTGTTATGGACTCCAGGAGATCGCTCGAACTCACGGTGGAAATGTTGATGCGCACACCCACAGGGAATACGGATATGCCAAGATCAAGGTTGAAAAGACGGGAAATAAACAGCAGGATGCTCTGTTTGAGGGGAttgagatggaggaggatggtggattgCAG GTTTGGATGTCCCACGGcgaccaactcacctcactcCCACCCGACTTCTCCGTCGTAGCTTCCACCCCAACTTCACCTTGGACAGCTATTGCCCACAACTCCAAACCAGTTTACGGTGTCCAATTCCACCCTGAAGTATCTCACTCTCCTAAAGGAAAAGAAGTGATCGGTGCATTCGTCAAGAACGTCTGTGGTATCAAGGGAGGATGGTCGATGGACAGTTTTATCCCCAAGGAAATCGCTAGAATCAGACAGATTTGCGGCGAGAAGGGACAAGTGATTGGTGCTGTATCTGGAGGTGTCGATTCGACGGTCGCCGCCAAGTTGATGCATGAGGCTATTGGTGATCG ATTCCACGCCATCATGGTTGACAACGGAGTCTTACGAAAAGACGAAGCTGCCAAAGTCCACAAGATGTTGACCGTTGACCTGGGAGTCAACTTGACTGTTGTTGATGCGTCTGAGTTATTCTTATCTCGATTGAAGGGTGTAGAAGACccagagagaaagaggaagattattGGAAACACCTTCATCGAAGTGTTCGAGGAGGAAGCCGCCAAGATCGAAGCTGCcgctgagaaagaggtagaagagaaaggtggtgatgCTAAAGGTAAAATCGAATGGTTGTTGCAAGGTACCCTCTACCCAGATGTTATCGAAAGTATATCGTTCAAAGGTCCTTCGGCCACTATCAAGACTCATCATAACGTTGGTGGATTATTGGAGGAcatgaagttgaaattgattGAACCCCTTAGAGAGTTgttcaaag ACGAAGTAAGAGCGCTTGGTCGACTGCTCAACATTCCCGCCCACTTGGTCGGCCGACACCCCTTCCCTGGACCTGGACTTGCCATCCGAATCTTAGGAGAAGTCACAAGGGAACAAATCAAGATTCTCCAACACGCCGATGATATCTACATCGAGGAAGTTCGAGCTGCAGGATTATACGATCAAATCTCCCAAGCTTTCGTTGCTCTCTTGCCTGTCAAAGCGGTTGGTGTTGCCGGTGATGCGAGAACCTATGATCAGGTCGTAGCTCTCCGGGCAGTGTCTACCGAGGACTTTATGACTGCCGATTGGTTTGTCTTCCCTCCTCAGgtattgaagaagatctcCTCGAGAATTACCAACGAG GTCAAGGGTGTTAACAGAGTTGTATACGATATAACCTCTAAGCCACCTGGAACGTGA
- a CDS encoding guanylate kinase, which translates to MSQTPINPEVLNRPLVCCGPSGTGKSTLLNKLFSDHPGQFGFSVSHTTRNPRAGEENGREYHFVSREEFMRRVENGEFLEWAEFGGNCYGTTFAALTALHPKRCMLDIELQGVLQLRAKASQQTPPLNPVYLFLAPPTIAELKKRLSGRGTETDSSIRKRLDAAKKEIEYAQQGKHDIYIVNTDLKVAGDKLEKVAMGFEGWEGCGDKLPDFDVKELE; encoded by the exons ATGTCACAAACACCTATAAACCCAGAGGTACTCAACAGG CCATTGGTATGCTGTGGGCCATCCGGTACGGGTAAATCCACTTTACTCAACAAGTTATTCTCGGACCATCCAGGTCAATTCGGATTCTCCGTATCGCACACTACCCGAAACCCCAGAGCAGGCGAGGAGAATGGTAGGGAATACCATTTCGTGAGTAGGGAAGAGTTCATGAGGAGGGTTGAAAATGGAGAGTTCTTGGAATGGGCCGAGTTCGGTGGGAACTG CTACGGTACAACCTTCGCCGCCTTAACCGCTCTTCATCCCAAACGATGCATGCTCGATATCGAACTCCAGGGTGTCCTCCAATTGCGCGCCAAAGCCTCTCAACAGACCCCTCCTCTCAATCCCGTATATCTTTTCTTAGCTCCTCCAACCATCGCAGAACTCAAAAAGCGTTTATCCGGAAGGGGTACTGAGACAGATTCATCAATAAGGAAAAGGTTAGACGCAGCTAAGAAAGAGATTGAGTATGCCCAACAAGGTAAACACGATATTTACATTGTCAATACGGATTTGAAAGTTGCAGGGGACAAGTTGGAAAAGGTAGCAATGGGTTTTGAAGGTTGGGAAGGATGTGGGGATAAGTTACCTGATTTCGATGTTAAAGAATTGGAGTAG